In Bombus vancouverensis nearcticus chromosome 1, iyBomVanc1_principal, whole genome shotgun sequence, a single genomic region encodes these proteins:
- the LOC117153259 gene encoding uncharacterized protein LOC117153259, with product MYGLYLLDVYVSQLMINKEAYTDTGGSTLVTKVVFINFPATEILERDRSVKDDIIYIYKFNGGQSFHFLMSCEEMVKKMKRLFLKIGVFRLDDNFPICSTQTRLSGCACDLGKVCVEDPTPFVFSGPFELVDSGNSFAGYIDLDVTVINLGRSLVTPYALAPNCFVFKSHPQGPEYKCNAKELSKLSKGMSIPVGDNLATMGNLMMDNLLDTAPPGNLMKDIVGISPVADYLALGSPPPKLPRPPLVDPTLITRKKKGKKNKRKK from the exons atgtatgGATTATATCTGTTAGACGTTTACGTGTCCCAATTAATGATAAATAAGGAGGCATACACAGACACAGGCGGATCAACGCTTGTCACGAAAGTCGTGTTCATTAATTTCCCAGCCACTGAGATCTTAGAACGCGATCGATCTGTTAAAGACGatataatttacatttacaagTTCAATGGTGGCCAATCTTTTCATTTCTTAATGTCGTGCGAAGAAATGGTCAAGAAGATGAAGAgactttttttaaaaattggcGTTTTTAGACTAGACGACAATTTCCCCATTTGTTCCACTCAGACACGTCTTAGCGGCTGTGCATGTGACTTG GGCAAAGTATGCGTCGAGGACCCAACGCCGTTTGTATTTAGTGGCCCATTCGAATTAGTCGACTCTGGTAACAGTTTTGCTGGCTACATAGATCTGGATGTTACAGTTATAAATTTAGGAAG aaGTCTCGTAACTCCATACGCCCTCGCACCCAATTGCTTTGTCTTCAAAAGCCACCCCCAGGGACCAGAATATAAGTGCAACGCTAAGGAATTATCGAAGCTATCTAAAGGAATGAGCATACCGGTCGGAGATAATTTAGCGACCATGGGAAATCTCATGATGGATAATCTATTGGATACCGCTCCACCGGGCAACCTAATGAAAGATATCGTTGGAATTTCTCCGGTAGCTGATTACCTTGCTCTAGGAAGTCCGCCTCCTAAATTACCGCGCCCACCTTTAGTAGATCCAACATTGATTACGcgcaagaaaaaaggaaaaaaaaataaaaggaagaaataa